The stretch of DNA AATTCATCCCCAAATTTTCCAATACTTTCCGGAATACCTGTATACAATATTTTAAACCAAATCCAAGCAGCAAAACACCACAATTCACACAATTTCTcaaatcaccattagagctccaaCTTGAGCTCTTTAACTAAATCTCCAAACCAACTTCAaaataactaactaactaaGCTCTAAACACTAAAAACCATCACTACCTAACTCCAGAAAAGAGAATAAACCAAAAGCACCCCCACAGCCCCATTAAAACCCAAGACTACCaacataacttaaaataaaattagagaaTAACAAAGGAAGCAAGCAAGAAGGGTTACCTTGGATTAGAGCTTCAATTACAACATCAACTAGGTGAATTGAACAAGAAAAATCCCAGCTTAGTGCTGGTTCCTACCAattcgagagagagaggaaagagAGAAGTGAATTTTTCTAGGTTTTTCTTTTCACACCAAGAACacttgactttgacttttttcttctttttcttcttaaaGGAAAAGTTTAAATTTCAGATTTAAATAAAGGCAAATAAGACAAAAACAAACCTTCCTTGGCAATTTACTAATTTGCCCCTTTTTCTCAAACTAAAGGTTAAATACTACCAAGGGCATTTAAGACATTACTATTCCCGACCAATTATCAACACCTCTAAAACCTAACTATAATACCCCgataatattctaaattataaaatgcaactttctaggcccaacgtcgctttccacagcttccgaacacaatcagagaaattaggtaattaaatataaaatagcataaaaacacatatgttatataaaacatatttctaaaatatgcacatcataattattaatacataaaccttaaataattaataatatataaagtacTGTTCATAGGCGGTCTTTACAAATTCAATTTAACGTTGCCTGGTGTAAATACCTTTTAAActtttaacatatttttttaatgtctaaatgaatttttaaataaaaaataaataattttttatatcgcctaattagttttaaaatttttatctattttttaatttttttaatcattcaaAATGATTTTTCTTAAgagttaaattaattttttaagatttagtaaaaaaaatattgaatctttctcatttttatCTTGAGGGGGTACGATTTAatagttttcaaaatttaaggCTTCCGCCGCTAAAGAGTAATACCAGCGGACTACTCTGCTGGTAATAGTCCCATTTTCCGCCACTAAAGAGTAATACCGGCGGGGTCCCCCAGTAATAATCCGCTGGTAATACTTGGTCGATAATAACCATTATTAGTGGCGGACTGAACACCTGCCACTAATAATAGTTTCAGATCATTAAACTCACACTATTATTAGCAGCGGATCAatccgccgctaatacttttaaatataaatttatatatattttttaaaaaataattaatataaaattaagggtaaataccattttggaccctatgttttgcaaaagttacagattggaccctgtgttttgttaaatgacaaaatggaccctgtattttctaaaatagtaaaaataggaccctgagtttaatttttgacaacttttttttttaatacaaccaacttgaagacaatgcttaatacgaatagatacaaaaaatgtaaacagttttgtcataacacttttagatcggattataattaaactttattttgacaaaaaatcaattcagggtcttatttgtactattttagaaaatacagggtccattttgtcatttaacaaaacacaaggtccaattggtaacttttgtaaaacagaaggtccaaaagctaatattatatatttaaattttttacaatttcactTATCAAGAATACTCAAAagctaatattatataaaatattatcattaaacatttattatgtataccaacatttaaaaaattatatacaatataaaaaatatttacattcaAACTTTTCCATAACAGAATAAATAATAAGGAGAATTTGGTTTTCTATAAGAAAGTTATCTCTCAAATTAATTCTCTAttgctatatacaaatataagaATATAGAAGATACAtaaaagtctataaatatacaatttttttcttcaagtCCAGTGAAATGCTTTCTTGACTAACATGTAATAAATCACCTGTAGGGAAAGTAAAATTTGAGTCAAATTACATTTAGTATGAATATTAAATTTCATcatcatgaaatttcattatGATTTAAAAGACAACATTGATTAGAaaccaataataaaaatttaacactATACAAGAAAACCCCAATAATAATTTACACTTCTCTAAATAAAGTTGACTCAAACCTTTTCTTAACAAACCAATAGATggccagaaaaaaaaaaaataagaatacaCTATAATCTTTATACAAATTACAAAGTATACAATGAAATAAATTGATCTATATATAATTGAATgaatataatgaaaataattttttatcgaACATGTTGgtgttctctctcttttttttttttttttgataaaatttaaaagcaaatataaaaaaaaaaaatacacacataGAAACACACACATATTAggataacacatatatatatataaatatacaaatattcatACACCTTCTACAGATTTAATATTGGAGTAATTTTCAATCTTATGAGctgcaaataattaaaaaaaattgtgagataAAAGAACAGAAAgagaaaatttaactaattttaactATACATATATACCTGAACAATGATGAAGATGAGTCCGGCAGAGGCGGTGGGAATGTCGACAACGGTGGAGCGGTGGGAATGTCGTTGTGTGGTCAAAATGGTGGGCTAGTCGACGATGAACAAGGGGAGGTGAATGAGGGTTTTGATATTGAGGATGAAGAAGGAGAGATGGATGTTTGTGGTCAAAAATTTTGGGAATGAAGAGGGAGACAAAGAGGGAGATAGATAAATAAGAAtactgatatatatatatataaaaaactaTTAGGGGCGGAGGTCCGTTGGTAATAATAGGATCCGCTGGTAAtagttattagcggcggacttcCGCCTGTAATAGTCCGCtgctaataaatttaaatattatttaatgttattagcggcggacttcCGTCGATAATAGTACGCTGCTAATAACTTTGAAATTTAATACCGGGAAAATTCCTGCACAAAGCAATTCCTTcaatattattacttttattttaaagaaaatcaTACTATTACCGGCGGATTTAGTCCGCCCCTAATAGTTCCGTCGGTAATAGAACATTTTCTTGTAATGAGGGGTAAAGTTGCCAATTGACAAAGACACACGTCATCATATAAAAAGAATAATGAGACGAAACGTAAGAGAAAAACTAAATTTCTataaatgatatataatttacaaGTCGTATATTTTAGAGGCCAAAATAAAGATTGTCGAAAGTTAAAAgagaaaaattgctaattattcTATTTCAATTTATCTATCAAGACAAATTATAAATTGATATATCATTATATAGTTATATAAATGGGTCAAGAAATGAATGTGGCCGTTGAAAATTTCAAGCGTAGAAAACAAATCAAACGACAACGAAACTTGAAAATGATAGTATTATCTAGATGgctaataattgaattttcttttGAGAAGAACAAAGATAAAAAATGGACTAAAATAAACCTTGAAATTTTTTCCACGGATGAGAATTATTTATGTTTGAAAAAGATGACatgtataatataaatatatacacatatctatatatataattcgtCATATATTTGACTCTTATACCGGGTCTTCTTAATTAaccacatatataatatatataaatgtataataagtttgaaaattacgtcaaaaaaattaataagaatacgttttaaataaggtcaacaAAGCTGAAAAAATGGCATCCACACAAAATTTCATCACCAAAAGGCTTTTCTACTACAAAAGACTTTGAAAGTTTGAATAGTAATATAACTAACAAACTCCAGGAAATTATAAATAGTGCAGACATTTATTGAATTAAAATCAGTTTGACCAGTAGAATCAAAAAACAGATCAATGCATCTTACGTCACTCCGAAATTTTCAAGTTTAGAAATGGAATAAATATTGACTACTGTACGTTAACTATGACTTCCcaataattaaattcaaaataattgtcTATATATATAGCTCTATATATACTTGCGTGATATCTATATCTCTCTATCCATATTGATCACTAAATTAGtactacatatataaatatatataacatatatctCTGCAGCCTGGGCGTCGGTAgtgatttataaataataatcaatACAGCTGCAAACTCAGAATGGGAGAAAGATTAACAGAACAACAACTTGCTGAGTTCCAAGAAGCATTCTGTCTTCTCGACAAAGATGGAGATGGtacgtatacatatatatatatatatatatattactttcATTTAATTATAGTTTCCTTTCCATATACTCTCCTTGTGTGGATTATTGGTTCTAATAATATGTTTACTAATTCACAACACAAAACTTTtgcattataaaattaatagaaCAGTAACAACACAAAAGAATTAGCACATATATAATGTACTATAAACATAGTAGAGTTGTGATCCGTCGGATCCGCTCTAATAATTAAATGGATCTTTTTGACATGCTATAGGCTTTTATTCATAGTACAGTTGTTATGTAcgtattagtttattttattttagttatttattaattttatatataatagggTGCATCACAATAGACGAATTGGGCATTGCCATAAGATCATTGGATCAACATCCAACAGAAGATGAACTGCAAAGCATGATCAACGAAGTAGATCTCGATGGCAATGGAACCATAGAGTTGGGGGAGTTCTTGGATCTTATGGCAAGAAAAATGAAGGTATAatacattaataaaataaatattatagtgACTACaaaaaagaatattatatatattaatagtcgttaatttattctcattattaaaaattattaatatctaACTACTTGTTATGAAGGCTAATTAATGAGTTGGAGTTTTATTTGTGTACGTGTAGGAAACTGAGGCAGAAGATGAACTCAGAGAAGCATTCAAAGTCTTTGACAAAGATCAAGATGGCTACATTTCGCCCACTGAGGTTGATTTCTTAACGTTCTTTATGTACACACGTATATATATACCAATTAGTTGACTTTAATTCTCATAAAAATAaatcattattattaaataataagcaTTAACTGAATATTTAATTGTAAGTAGTACTGTCACCCTTTACGTACATGCTAATTTATAAATAGTCAATTCACACAGATGTTTGAAtgcaatattaattatttttactcgtatttatatatcatgtaaatagaagaaaaattaaactatgagcaatatatatatttcttaattGAATTATTGTGTTGTGGTTTGCAGTTAAGGCATGTTATGATAAATCTTGGGGAGAGATTAAAAGATGAAGAATTAGATCAAATGATCAGAGAAGCTGATTTAGACGGTGATGGTCTTATCAATTACGAAGAATTCGTGAGGATGATGTTGGCtgcttaatatattattaattcattaattaatGCCAAGCTTCACTTCTCCAAGCAACCATTctaggctttttttttttccttttaattatttaaaaaataataatcattaCTTTTAATCTTTTGTGCAGTGATTTAATTTAAGGATCACAATCACATGTTAACACTGTTATCTTTGTATTGTCTGTTATATATtggaaagaaataaataaatattattggacaataattatttttaattgtttaaatTTAGAGAAATTTATG from Cannabis sativa cultivar Pink pepper isolate KNU-18-1 chromosome 2, ASM2916894v1, whole genome shotgun sequence encodes:
- the LOC115718398 gene encoding calmodulin; its protein translation is MGERLTEQQLAEFQEAFCLLDKDGDGCITIDELGIAIRSLDQHPTEDELQSMINEVDLDGNGTIELGEFLDLMARKMKETEAEDELREAFKVFDKDQDGYISPTELRHVMINLGERLKDEELDQMIREADLDGDGLINYEEFVRMMLAA